One Spirochaetota bacterium DNA window includes the following coding sequences:
- a CDS encoding radical SAM protein, which produces MPVFGPVRSRRLGLSLGLDIVPAKYCTCNCVYCESGKTTKLSAAPAPYTTVDEILPELRSRLTDVTPEWLTFSGAGEPTLNSNIGDIIRAIKSEFTIPVCVLTNGMLLHRPEVRKAIMHADRVVPTYSTAKPETFARLMHPHADITHDMHTEGLIRFSREYEGELQIEIMIVKDVNDTMEEMEAVKCVLSDIRYSAVYCNTVYRPPAFDVRPVDDAALAHLSKVFDRG; this is translated from the coding sequence ATGCCTGTTTTCGGGCCCGTACGTTCGCGAAGGCTCGGCCTTTCGCTCGGATTGGATATCGTTCCGGCAAAATACTGCACATGCAACTGCGTTTACTGCGAAAGCGGGAAAACGACGAAACTATCCGCCGCCCCTGCGCCATACACAACCGTCGATGAGATACTTCCGGAATTGCGCTCGCGTCTTACGGACGTTACCCCCGAGTGGCTCACCTTCAGCGGCGCCGGCGAACCGACGCTTAATTCGAACATCGGCGACATCATACGTGCGATAAAAAGTGAATTCACCATCCCTGTCTGCGTGCTCACCAACGGCATGCTCCTTCATCGCCCCGAGGTACGCAAAGCGATCATGCACGCCGACCGCGTGGTGCCGACTTACAGCACGGCAAAGCCCGAAACGTTCGCGCGCCTCATGCACCCGCACGCGGATATCACGCACGACATGCACACCGAAGGACTTATCCGCTTCTCCCGCGAATACGAAGGCGAGCTTCAGATAGAGATAATGATAGTCAAGGATGTGAACGATACGATGGAGGAGATGGAGGCGGTCAAGTGCGTGCTCTCCGACATCCGCTATTCCGCGGTGTACTGCAACACCGTGTACCGCCCGCCCGCGTTCGATGTCCGACCCGTCGATGATGCGGCCCTCGCGCATCTCTCGAAGGTGTTCGACCGTGGGTGA
- a CDS encoding polymer-forming cytoskeletal protein, whose product MARNDQINSLIGEGSAFEGKFYIAGSLQIDGKFEGEIKTEDHLIIGPTGKVKTNITARRVTVAGTLIGNIDAQEDVYLIETGRVLGNIVTPKIHVNEGVVTRGTVTITGGQKKDIAKLIEESFTGGPALPEGKAPEKESRRKSD is encoded by the coding sequence ATGGCACGCAATGATCAGATAAACAGCTTGATAGGCGAAGGTTCGGCGTTCGAAGGGAAATTCTATATCGCCGGCTCGCTGCAGATAGACGGCAAATTCGAAGGCGAGATAAAGACCGAGGACCATCTCATTATCGGGCCCACGGGCAAGGTGAAAACGAATATCACCGCGAGGCGTGTTACGGTAGCGGGAACGCTCATCGGCAACATCGACGCGCAGGAAGATGTGTATCTCATTGAGACAGGCCGCGTGCTCGGCAATATCGTCACACCGAAGATACATGTCAATGAAGGCGTCGTCACCCGCGGCACGGTGACCATCACCGGCGGCCAGAAGAAGGATATCGCCAAGCTCATCGAAGAGTCGTTCACGGGCGGCCCCGCGCTTCCGGAAGGCAAGGCCCCCGAAAAGGAAAGCCGCCGCAAAAGCGATTAA
- a CDS encoding polysaccharide lyase: MLLFAIACMRTPVYEPTARTASRTFDFETGTFAGIYTNETPRPSAAQIVSSPALGSYAAKITVAPEDVVANGNRSELAIYDCAPYGATVFFRFCFYIPVGDPDGFQWQIIAQLYQLPDFQHGETFDYWYPHPPVTAVYVPGYLEIHMNVGSELVVARTPITKGVWYTNVMEIYFRDDASGYVEVLVNGTPITPANGGNHRYYRATLHNKAGCYFKTGLYRGTPGASATQARSTNTIYIDDIRIGSTLAEVYP, from the coding sequence ATGCTGCTCTTCGCTATCGCATGCATGAGAACACCGGTATACGAACCGACAGCCCGGACCGCGTCGAGGACATTCGATTTCGAGACGGGGACATTCGCCGGCATCTATACGAATGAAACGCCGCGGCCGTCCGCTGCACAGATAGTATCATCGCCGGCACTCGGGAGCTATGCGGCGAAGATAACGGTTGCGCCCGAGGATGTCGTTGCCAACGGCAATCGCTCGGAGCTCGCGATATACGACTGCGCGCCGTACGGGGCGACGGTGTTCTTCCGTTTCTGCTTCTACATCCCCGTGGGCGACCCCGATGGGTTTCAATGGCAGATAATAGCGCAGCTCTATCAGCTCCCCGATTTTCAGCACGGAGAGACATTCGATTACTGGTATCCGCATCCGCCGGTGACCGCGGTCTATGTGCCCGGATACCTTGAGATACACATGAACGTGGGAAGCGAGCTTGTCGTCGCCCGGACACCGATAACGAAAGGCGTGTGGTATACCAATGTCATGGAGATATATTTCCGGGATGATGCGTCCGGTTATGTCGAAGTACTGGTCAACGGTACGCCGATAACCCCCGCGAACGGCGGCAACCATCGATATTACCGCGCAACGCTGCACAATAAAGCCGGCTGTTATTTCAAGACGGGGCTCTATCGCGGGACACCGGGTGCAAGCGCAACACAGGCGCGTTCGACGAACACGATATACATCGATGATATACGCATCGGTTCGACGCTCGCGGAAGTGTATCCATGA
- a CDS encoding helix-turn-helix domain-containing protein, whose translation MAFEPFTTFRVVNRWGNRESSCCVGEHKYSHVLPYCTVIEIKRPQPPHTAHVHDTCEIHYIARGRMVFHTENGIEFLSANDAYIARAGERHGNGYCTHARTVVCILMLGFADDGSLIGFEPESARCFAEGIRKMRRRFHAGVRIGDHFSRIRRIETDDPYAAIRFRTAVSDMLLALIAAEASAGGRLSSAPIRTSMGYIRKHAHERIDLIALAAKAHLTPSGFRHRFSRETGMAPKEYLLRERIRAAAEILRAGENDITTAAFKSGFASSQYFARIFKRYTGQSPSEYRESPGKFA comes from the coding sequence ATGGCTTTTGAACCGTTCACCACATTCAGAGTCGTCAACCGCTGGGGCAACAGGGAATCGAGCTGTTGCGTCGGAGAACACAAATATTCACACGTACTCCCTTACTGTACGGTCATAGAGATAAAACGTCCGCAGCCGCCGCATACCGCACACGTGCATGACACCTGCGAGATACACTACATCGCCCGCGGGCGTATGGTATTTCACACAGAGAACGGCATCGAATTCCTTTCGGCGAACGATGCGTATATTGCTCGAGCGGGTGAGCGGCACGGGAACGGGTATTGTACGCATGCGCGCACCGTCGTCTGCATACTCATGCTCGGTTTCGCCGATGACGGATCGCTCATCGGCTTTGAGCCCGAAAGCGCGCGGTGTTTCGCCGAGGGGATACGGAAGATGCGTCGGCGATTCCATGCGGGGGTTCGCATCGGCGACCATTTCTCCCGGATACGGCGCATCGAGACGGATGATCCGTACGCGGCGATACGGTTCCGCACTGCGGTGAGCGATATGCTCCTTGCGCTCATTGCGGCGGAGGCCTCCGCGGGGGGACGGCTGTCTTCTGCGCCGATACGGACAAGCATGGGGTACATCAGAAAGCACGCGCACGAGCGTATCGATCTGATCGCACTTGCCGCAAAGGCGCATCTCACGCCGTCGGGGTTCCGCCACCGATTCTCCCGGGAGACCGGCATGGCGCCCAAGGAATATCTCCTTCGCGAACGGATACGCGCAGCAGCGGAGATACTGCGCGCGGGTGAGAACGATATAACGACGGCAGCGTTCAAGAGCGGCTTTGCATCGAGCCAGTATTTTGCGCGGATATTCAAGCGGTATACGGGGCAATCGCCGAGCGAGTATCGGGAGTCGCCGGGGAAATTCGCGTAA
- a CDS encoding glycosyl hydrolase family 28 protein, producing the protein MRIRQAVQYIAICSLILASPFAYGKTIIPIDTLEGPPAVKSVASPETSFEVDIKTSAGTKIEGEGAVGMKFKRIDQKGPGDYIRLDMNIPRGTLDLTKGTAYIHFMGRDLPAGGSFYLLLESPGANAVMQLTNFRSAAGEFRAVALFAAELLTLPGTKTKIDPSAITRIFLGIASVPVGQGGIIYLDAITDTPLAPLMNPLTSNVVSAATNKPALPQIPGLVIGMRIVTNTPYRHARKFDDLEDRTSVEIRSYPAPAGAPVAEGRKASLIKNGKAYDIPLYTTPVWGGITLHGSIDCNQGAVIELAVPGATSAVVRPLSKKISAAVADNKIRFDVPGPGKYIVEVNDSIDDAVNIFVNPIEKNPITASNNASVIYFGPGFHENVGAIVPTNGQTVYIAAGAYLHHARISIRDSDNVVIRGRGIVDTEARFNGYKKDPSTTHCLSAWNANGLTVEGITFLDAETFCTVYRKSHDVRIRNVKVIARDGNTDQNDIVGCQRVHISDVFYRGYDDGIVIKVAIEVKDLHSHDILAENSVIWTDLAHPLTVGTEVLNNVYNVMFTNIDILHVRQPAHKSRALAIHVGDNGTVHDVTFTDIRIESIEKALVNGFVDLIQLEIKPNVYSKTKLPGHMRNITFRNIELLSAPNMPLIDIKGHGPENTVEGITFENIRLFGTNVHGYGDMNIATNQFVKNIRVIDEKGTATTY; encoded by the coding sequence ATGCGTATAAGACAAGCTGTACAGTACATCGCTATCTGTTCTCTGATCCTCGCGTCGCCGTTCGCGTACGGGAAGACGATAATACCGATCGATACTCTCGAAGGTCCGCCGGCGGTGAAATCCGTTGCATCGCCCGAGACGTCGTTCGAAGTGGATATCAAAACATCTGCGGGAACGAAGATCGAGGGCGAAGGCGCCGTTGGAATGAAGTTCAAACGCATCGATCAGAAAGGGCCGGGCGATTATATCCGTCTCGATATGAATATCCCGCGCGGCACGCTCGATCTTACTAAGGGAACGGCATACATACATTTCATGGGGCGCGATCTCCCCGCGGGCGGAAGCTTCTATCTTCTTCTTGAATCGCCGGGGGCGAACGCGGTCATGCAGCTGACCAATTTCCGCTCGGCTGCCGGAGAATTCCGTGCGGTAGCGCTTTTCGCAGCGGAGCTGCTCACGCTCCCGGGTACGAAGACGAAGATCGATCCCTCGGCCATCACGCGTATCTTTCTCGGCATTGCAAGCGTACCGGTCGGGCAGGGCGGTATCATCTATCTTGATGCGATCACCGATACGCCGCTTGCACCGCTCATGAACCCGCTGACATCGAACGTGGTCTCGGCAGCGACGAATAAACCGGCTTTACCGCAGATACCGGGGCTTGTCATTGGGATGCGTATCGTCACGAACACGCCGTACCGGCATGCACGAAAATTCGATGACCTCGAGGACAGAACATCCGTTGAGATACGGTCGTATCCGGCACCGGCAGGCGCACCGGTCGCCGAAGGACGAAAAGCATCGCTCATAAAGAACGGGAAGGCATACGACATCCCGCTCTATACGACACCGGTGTGGGGCGGTATCACGCTGCACGGGAGCATCGACTGCAATCAGGGGGCGGTCATCGAACTTGCAGTTCCCGGAGCGACATCCGCCGTTGTGCGCCCGCTTTCAAAAAAGATATCGGCGGCCGTAGCGGATAACAAGATACGGTTCGATGTTCCCGGTCCCGGCAAGTACATCGTTGAAGTGAACGACAGCATCGACGATGCGGTGAACATATTCGTCAACCCCATCGAGAAGAACCCGATCACTGCGAGCAATAACGCATCGGTCATCTATTTCGGACCGGGATTTCATGAGAATGTCGGGGCGATAGTGCCTACCAACGGGCAGACCGTGTACATCGCCGCCGGCGCATACCTTCATCATGCCCGCATATCGATCAGGGACAGCGACAATGTCGTCATCCGCGGCCGCGGCATCGTGGATACCGAGGCGCGGTTCAACGGATATAAGAAAGACCCATCAACAACGCATTGTCTCTCCGCGTGGAACGCGAACGGCCTTACCGTTGAAGGCATCACCTTCCTCGACGCGGAGACGTTCTGCACCGTGTACCGCAAGTCGCATGATGTGCGCATACGCAACGTGAAGGTCATCGCCAGGGACGGCAATACCGACCAGAACGATATCGTGGGCTGCCAGCGTGTGCATATTTCCGACGTATTCTACCGCGGCTATGACGACGGCATCGTCATCAAGGTCGCCATTGAAGTGAAGGACCTGCACAGCCACGACATACTCGCGGAGAATTCGGTGATATGGACCGATCTCGCGCATCCGCTCACGGTGGGTACCGAGGTGCTCAACAATGTCTATAATGTGATGTTCACGAACATCGACATACTGCATGTGCGTCAGCCGGCGCATAAATCACGCGCGCTCGCCATACACGTAGGGGATAACGGCACGGTGCATGATGTGACCTTCACCGACATACGCATCGAGTCGATAGAGAAGGCGCTCGTCAACGGCTTTGTCGATCTCATTCAGCTTGAGATAAAACCGAACGTCTATTCGAAGACGAAGCTTCCCGGTCATATGCGGAATATCACGTTCAGGAACATCGAGTTATTGAGCGCACCGAACATGCCGCTCATCGACATCAAGGGACACGGTCCCGAGAACACGGTTGAAGGCATTACGTTCGAGAACATCCGTCTTTTCGGCACGAACGTGCATGGGTACGGCGATATGAACATCGCGACGAATCAGTTCGTGAAGAACATCCGTGTTATCGACGAAAAAGGCACGGCAACGACATATTGA
- a CDS encoding substrate-binding domain-containing protein codes for MARIPAAAARSIAVINKQFFLKNLAANRLFSDFIRGVSDGAGDAGFLPIFLDKGTSIPRFIASGQYKRYIGVIAACPWELKEEIPHFRRLLKRIPFVSVLSNTLPGVCALPDNSAGMEKLTEHLIAEGHRDIGYISLKYEPYALERFRAFAAVMESHSLPVRQECVVGFNVKRRVFRAAQSRLRKVTAFSKSLPAHMAAAFDAVLTIPVHPSAVICESDHIAYHLIQYASARGLSVPEDIAVTGFDNIPCTIDTDRAEAQRLTKLLTTIDQNAYRIGSESVSLLAAVIEGRAKNGTRIAIEPTMVIRRSSLKRSLSDSVQEKEMFRRTAHSYIERYFAAPLQLKRIASEFGIDHGTFLRKFRKYCGDNFVHAVTKRRLAQASLLLRTTAKPVKSIASISGFASYENFIRLFTKDIGITPLAYRKRSRKTAAKSENKGSSLDSLRHSSVRVAREP; via the coding sequence ATGGCACGTATTCCAGCGGCGGCGGCACGCTCAATAGCCGTCATCAACAAGCAGTTCTTCCTCAAGAACCTCGCCGCGAACAGGCTGTTCTCCGACTTCATCCGCGGCGTATCCGACGGCGCAGGAGATGCTGGTTTCCTCCCGATATTCCTCGACAAGGGCACATCGATACCGCGCTTCATAGCGAGCGGGCAGTATAAGCGATATATCGGCGTGATCGCGGCCTGCCCCTGGGAGCTCAAAGAGGAGATACCGCATTTCCGGCGTCTTCTGAAGCGGATCCCATTCGTTTCGGTGCTGTCGAACACGCTGCCGGGTGTATGCGCGCTTCCCGACAACAGCGCGGGAATGGAGAAATTGACCGAGCATCTTATCGCTGAAGGGCACCGCGACATCGGTTATATATCGCTCAAGTATGAGCCGTATGCGCTCGAGCGCTTCCGCGCATTCGCTGCGGTCATGGAAAGTCATTCGCTCCCTGTGCGGCAGGAATGTGTCGTCGGATTCAATGTCAAACGGCGGGTCTTTCGTGCGGCACAGTCGCGGCTGAGGAAAGTGACCGCGTTCTCGAAAAGCCTTCCCGCACACATGGCGGCGGCCTTCGATGCCGTACTCACTATCCCTGTGCACCCGAGCGCCGTCATCTGCGAGAGCGATCATATCGCCTATCATTTAATACAGTATGCGTCCGCACGCGGGCTTTCTGTTCCCGAGGACATCGCGGTGACCGGGTTCGACAATATCCCCTGCACGATAGATACGGATCGTGCCGAGGCGCAGCGGCTGACGAAACTCCTTACCACGATCGACCAGAACGCATACCGCATCGGCAGCGAGAGCGTGTCGCTCCTTGCTGCTGTCATCGAGGGGCGCGCAAAGAACGGCACGCGCATCGCGATAGAGCCGACGATGGTGATCCGGCGTTCATCGCTCAAGCGCTCGCTCTCCGACAGCGTGCAGGAAAAGGAGATGTTCCGCCGCACGGCGCACTCCTATATCGAGCGGTATTTCGCGGCGCCATTACAGTTAAAACGCATCGCCTCTGAATTCGGCATCGATCACGGAACATTCCTCCGGAAGTTCAGGAAGTACTGCGGTGATAATTTTGTGCATGCAGTAACGAAGCGTCGGCTCGCGCAGGCATCGCTCCTCCTGCGCACTACGGCCAAGCCGGTAAAGAGCATCGCGTCGATATCCGGTTTCGCATCGTACGAGAATTTCATCAGGCTGTTCACGAAGGATATCGGCATTACACCGCTTGCGTACAGAAAAAGATCTCGGAAAACCGCCGCGAAATCAGAGAACAAGGGGTCATCCCTCGACTCACTTCGACACAGCTCAGTGCGAGTCGCTCGGGAACCGTGA
- a CDS encoding carbohydrate binding domain-containing protein, whose product MRRILIPALAIVLSALLTAAPRTVIDLGGDWKFNTKDDLSFAKERTDDASWKTVRFPGFWQEQGFADSGHVWARRTVSVSGALPAELVIDGLYDEAEVFVNGKRAGKVRGSIGMMANLFPIPEARRIDVSGLFRTGENVIAIRFFDNPTRSEWIWRNFPYPSAKGLAGIEKGISLECAQGVFIRLVDIRVAEKGMVESAYRFGVTCVNRTGKTVNAAISLTAAGEQKKSVSIAAGTSRIDLAVKSRNGFGKKSYAVSLASDAGNDSADGTWHTVIIEPKNGKIYLNGEEFIVKGLNGHLLWPEPIAADLIELLMDMNVNLVRPPQGNHLWFKDYDQFQSVMVFPVVSGNFSCKEIADWTKPVPKKTYTFEESATNEIADYIASASLSPMIFGWNTANEIETGNKPEREEALVALLKTMRDYVRRDDGYERPAIYANLMMESQRITGGQDVIGYNHYIDPDSFDFAKVKAVSGNTPFVYSETDCPSLYWKLPYWNNIPFHIPYQEKTFKKMLAAGGSGTMLYSGLFDYYERHVGVLSGVWQKPDLTLANMKINEEYRDFVRYLYRDFDHAVVSGAWAKGSAAVIRIVNIMPYALKGFTLISGDNASKPVDIAPGAKTEIALTAGTKRVRAEFTTHGGLKHATSFVPSEQYTAPAQTLSGLVKTLERKTYALEKAASLNGCLSPEFKNVEDGALGQKNFNVEGKSPAAAIEPGKDITDDTEGSARVFSFTYNNAGFRNDWIRITMPSPVTDINGWDGIALRIRNDGGIRKIGLVIFDDKGNPVDIYAVPVLYEKGWTTVHFIFNNKEQLREQSTKQFDALNRAAVKTFRFQIDDYVIKEELTADDLARAHTIGAGEIAIGEVALIKLK is encoded by the coding sequence ATGAGACGAATACTGATACCCGCTCTCGCCATTGTACTTTCCGCCCTGCTTACCGCCGCCCCGCGTACTGTCATCGACCTCGGCGGCGATTGGAAATTCAACACGAAGGACGATCTGTCATTCGCGAAAGAACGTACTGACGACGCATCGTGGAAAACCGTGCGCTTCCCCGGCTTCTGGCAGGAGCAGGGTTTCGCCGATAGCGGCCATGTCTGGGCACGGAGAACGGTGTCGGTGAGCGGTGCGCTCCCCGCCGAACTTGTCATCGACGGGCTTTATGACGAAGCGGAAGTGTTCGTGAACGGCAAACGCGCGGGCAAAGTGCGCGGCAGTATCGGCATGATGGCGAACCTTTTCCCGATACCCGAAGCGCGGCGCATCGATGTGAGCGGACTTTTCCGTACCGGTGAAAATGTCATCGCGATACGCTTCTTCGATAACCCGACACGCAGCGAATGGATATGGCGCAATTTCCCCTATCCAAGTGCGAAAGGGCTTGCCGGCATCGAGAAAGGGATATCGCTCGAATGCGCACAGGGGGTATTCATACGGTTGGTCGACATACGCGTGGCGGAAAAAGGCATGGTCGAGAGCGCGTACCGCTTCGGCGTGACCTGCGTGAACAGGACCGGTAAGACCGTGAATGCAGCGATCTCGCTCACTGCTGCCGGCGAACAGAAAAAGTCGGTCTCGATAGCGGCGGGAACATCACGCATCGATCTTGCCGTGAAGAGCAGGAACGGTTTCGGCAAGAAGTCATATGCGGTATCGCTGGCATCTGACGCCGGGAATGATTCGGCCGATGGCACCTGGCATACGGTGATCATCGAACCGAAGAACGGGAAGATATATCTCAACGGCGAGGAGTTCATCGTCAAGGGGCTCAACGGTCATCTTCTGTGGCCGGAGCCGATAGCAGCCGACCTCATCGAGCTTCTCATGGACATGAACGTGAACCTCGTGCGGCCGCCGCAGGGTAATCATCTCTGGTTCAAGGACTATGATCAGTTCCAGAGCGTCATGGTGTTCCCGGTCGTGAGCGGGAATTTCTCCTGCAAAGAGATAGCAGACTGGACGAAGCCGGTCCCGAAAAAAACGTACACCTTCGAGGAATCGGCGACGAATGAGATCGCCGATTATATCGCTTCCGCATCGCTTTCGCCGATGATATTCGGATGGAACACGGCCAATGAGATCGAAACCGGCAACAAGCCCGAACGCGAAGAGGCGCTCGTTGCGCTCTTAAAGACCATGCGCGACTATGTGCGCCGTGATGACGGTTATGAACGCCCGGCCATCTATGCGAACCTCATGATGGAATCGCAGCGCATCACCGGCGGTCAGGATGTGATAGGCTACAATCACTACATCGATCCGGACAGCTTCGATTTCGCGAAAGTGAAAGCGGTGAGCGGCAACACGCCGTTCGTCTATTCCGAAACGGACTGCCCGAGCCTTTACTGGAAACTCCCGTACTGGAACAATATCCCGTTCCATATTCCGTATCAGGAAAAGACGTTTAAAAAGATGCTCGCAGCCGGCGGCAGCGGCACCATGCTCTACAGCGGTCTCTTCGATTATTATGAACGCCATGTCGGCGTGCTTTCCGGCGTCTGGCAGAAGCCCGATCTTACCCTCGCGAACATGAAGATCAATGAAGAGTACCGCGATTTCGTGCGCTACCTCTACCGCGACTTCGATCATGCCGTCGTCTCCGGGGCATGGGCAAAGGGCAGCGCTGCCGTCATACGCATCGTGAACATCATGCCCTATGCGCTCAAGGGTTTTACGCTTATCTCCGGGGATAACGCATCGAAACCTGTTGACATCGCTCCCGGTGCGAAGACAGAGATAGCGCTCACCGCAGGCACGAAGCGCGTGCGCGCGGAGTTCACCACGCACGGGGGACTAAAGCATGCAACATCATTCGTCCCGTCGGAGCAGTACACCGCGCCGGCGCAGACGCTTTCCGGGCTTGTGAAGACGCTTGAACGCAAAACGTATGCCCTTGAGAAAGCGGCATCACTGAACGGCTGTCTCTCGCCTGAATTCAAGAACGTCGAGGACGGCGCGCTTGGGCAGAAGAATTTCAATGTTGAAGGCAAATCGCCCGCCGCAGCGATAGAGCCGGGGAAGGATATCACCGACGATACGGAAGGCTCAGCCCGTGTGTTCTCGTTCACCTATAACAACGCCGGTTTCCGCAATGACTGGATACGCATCACCATGCCCTCGCCGGTCACCGACATCAACGGATGGGACGGCATTGCGCTTCGGATAAGGAACGACGGCGGTATCCGCAAGATCGGTCTCGTGATATTCGACGATAAGGGCAATCCCGTCGATATCTATGCGGTGCCGGTGCTCTATGAAAAAGGCTGGACTACCGTTCATTTCATCTTCAACAATAAAGAACAGCTGCGAGAACAGAGCACGAAACAGTTCGATGCGCTCAACCGCGCGGCGGTCAAGACCTTCCGATTCCAGATCGACGATTATGTGATCAAGGAAGAGCTCACTGCCGATGACCTCGCCCGTGCGCATACTATCGGTGCCGGCGAGATAGCCATCGGTGAAGTGGCGCTTATTAAACTGAAATGA
- the flgF gene encoding flagellar basal-body rod protein FlgF gives MVRGLYTSASGMMAQQYRMDVVANNLANVDTEGFKREIACLKAYPEMRLARTDDDGVVLCPLGSTDMRPYVGRLGTGVETNEVFTEFSEGSLKATENPLDFALEGEGFFAIQTPAGERYTRNGSFILDKDGYVVTKQGYRVLGEEGPIKIKTNNFMVDESGQVFVNRDLEGDDKRLVQMTENDWRGSDRADRLRIVRFDDERFLKKEGESQWSATEVSGEAMNAQVGIDRPKVLQGHLESSNVNAVQEMVAMIEVQRAYELNSRSIMTHDTLIGKAVNEVGRTV, from the coding sequence ATGGTCAGAGGACTTTACACCAGCGCAAGCGGCATGATGGCCCAGCAATACCGCATGGACGTGGTCGCGAACAATCTCGCGAACGTCGATACCGAAGGGTTCAAACGCGAGATAGCCTGTCTTAAGGCATATCCCGAGATGCGCCTTGCCCGTACCGACGATGACGGCGTGGTGCTCTGCCCGCTCGGTTCCACCGATATGCGCCCGTATGTCGGACGCCTCGGTACCGGTGTTGAGACGAACGAGGTGTTCACCGAGTTCAGCGAGGGATCGCTGAAAGCAACGGAAAACCCGCTCGATTTCGCGCTCGAGGGCGAAGGCTTTTTTGCGATACAAACCCCGGCCGGTGAACGCTATACCAGGAACGGCTCGTTCATTCTCGACAAAGACGGCTATGTCGTCACCAAGCAGGGCTATCGCGTGCTCGGCGAAGAAGGCCCGATAAAGATAAAAACCAACAATTTCATGGTCGACGAGAGCGGACAGGTGTTCGTCAATCGCGACCTCGAGGGCGATGACAAGCGCCTTGTGCAGATGACGGAGAACGACTGGCGCGGCAGCGACAGGGCGGATCGCCTCCGCATAGTACGCTTTGACGACGAACGCTTCCTTAAGAAAGAAGGCGAGTCGCAGTGGTCGGCCACCGAAGTGAGCGGCGAGGCGATGAACGCGCAGGTCGGCATCGATCGTCCGAAAGTGCTTCAGGGTCATCTGGAATCGTCCAATGTCAATGCCGTGCAGGAAATGGTCGCCATGATAGAAGTGCAGCGCGCCTATGAGCTCAACTCGCGGAGCATCATGACGCATGACACGCTTATCGGCAAGGCCGTCAACGAGGTCGGCAGAACGGTATAA